CCTGGCGTTGGCCGCCGGGCTGGTCATCCTGGTGGTGTGGCTGTTTCTGGGCAACGCGCGTGCCGCCGCCATACCCAGCGTGGCGATTCCGGTCTGCCTGATCGCCACCTTTGCCGTCATGTACGCGTGGGGTTTTTCGCTGAACAACCTGTCGCTGATGGCGCTGATCGTGGCCGCCGGGCTGGTGGTGGACGACGCCATCGTCGTGCTGGAAAACATCTCGCGTCACCTGGAGCGCGGCCTCACGCCGGTCAAGGCCGCGCTGCGCGGCGTGCGTGAGGTCGGCTTCACGCTGGTCGCCATGACCGTGGCGCTGAGCGTCGTGTTCGTGTCGATCCTGTTCATGGGCGGCCTGGTGGAGCGGCTGTTCCGCGAGTTTTCGATCACGCTGGTGGCCGCTACCGTCATCTCGCTGGTCGTGTCGGTAGCCATCATTCCGGCGCTGTGCGCGCGCTGGCTGCGGCCCGTCAGCCACGTTGCGGCCAAGCCCTCGCACATGCAGGCGGTGTTTGCCCGCATCCACGACTGGTATGGCGTGTCGCTATCGCGCGTGCTGGGCCACGCGCGCCTGACGTTGCTGCTGCTGGCCGGCGTCGTCGGGCTGAACGTCTATCTGTATGTCCAGGCGCCCAAGGGCTTTCTGCCGGTGCAGGACACCGGCCAGCTCATGGGCTTCGTGCGCGGCGACGACGGGTTTTCGTTTCAGGTCATGCAGCCCAAGATCGACCAGTACCGGCAGCTCGTGCTCAAGCACCCGGCCGTCGACGACGTCATCGGCTACAACGGCGGCGGTCTGGGCATCAGCAACTCGCTGTTCCTCATCCGCTTGAAACCCGCCGCCGAACGCAAGGAGTCGTCCACCGAGGTCATCAACTGGATGCGCACGAACGCGCCGGCGGTGCCGGGCGGCATGTTCTTTTTGAACGTGGACCAGGACCTGCGCATGCCCGGCGGCTTTGGCAATTCCGGCGACCATGAACTGGCGATCATGGCCAGCGACGTGCCGGCGCTGCGAGAGTGGTCGCGCAAGATATCGAAGGCGATGCAGGAGATCCCCGAACTGCGCGATGTCGACGCACAAGGCGACGGCGCGACGCAGCAGGTCGTGATCGACATCGACCGTAGCGCGGCGCAGCGCCTGGGCGTGGACATGGACACCATCAGCAGCGTGCTGAGCAATTCATTCAGCCAGCGCCAGGTGGCCACGTTGTACGACGCCATGAACCAGTACCGCGTCGTGCTGGAACTGGACCCGCGCTATACCGAGGACCCGGAGGTCCTGGAACAGGTGCACGTGGTGGCCGCCGATGGCAACCGCGTCCCGCTGACCGCGTTCGCCACCTACGACAACGGGCTGGTCAACGACCGCGTTTATCACGACGGCCTGTTTGCCGCGGTGTGGGTCGGATTCTCGCTGGCGCCGGGCGTGTCGCTGGAACAGGGCCTGGCCGCCATCGACGCCGCGACCGCGAAGCTGATGGTGCCCTCTTACATCCAGACCCGCCTGGGCGGCGATGCGCGCAACTTCCAGCAGAGCCTGCAGGACCAGCCCTGGCTGATTCTGGGCGTGCTGGTCGCCATCTATCTTGTGCTGGGCATTCTGTACGAAAGCCCGCTGCACCCGCTGACGATCCTGTCCACGCTGCCGTCGGCCGGTGTCGGGGCGCTGCTGGCGCTGCGGCTGGCAGGCATCGAGTTCACCCTGATTGCGCTGCTGGGGCTGTTTCTGCTGGTGGGCATCGTCATGAAGAACGCCATCCTGATGATCGACTTTGCTCTCAGCCTGGAGCGGCGCGAGAACCTGACGCCCGAGCAGGCCATCCACCGCGCCGCCATGCTGCGCCTGCGGCCCATCGTCATGACCAATCTGGCGGGCCTCTTGGGCGCCCTGCCCTTGGTGCTGGGCATGGGCGAAGGGTCGGAACTGCGCCGCCCGCTGGGCGTCGCCATCGTCGGCGGACTGATGATCAGCCAGTTTCTGACGCTGTATACGACGCCGATCGTGTATCTGGCGCTGGAGCGCCTGCGCCGGCTGGGCTGGCGCCGCCGCACCGCCTGACCGGCGCGTTCTGCCGGGCTGGCCCCCCCGTATCTTCCCGCTAGCCGGAAAATAAAAAGCTCAATAGAATCGATTGGCACGCTGACGCAACCCGCCCGATCCGGTCCGGCGCTCTTTCCCGCCGCCGGGGACGTGGCTGCTGCCCGCGATGCCGGCGCGACCGCAACGACACCGTCGCCGCCGAGCTTTCCGGCGTTCGCGGTGCGGGCACCATCGGGCCGTCACCGGGGACTTGCAGTTTGGCCTCTGACAGACCTGGTGCCCAATGTGGCCGATGACTTGTTCGAATCGACTGCTGCTGACCGGCGTGCTGTGCCTGGGCGGTTGCGTGCAGGGGGGGCCCGACTTCGAGCCTCAGCGTGTCGACTGGTCCAGCCAGTGGGACACGCCGGCGCTGCAACAGGCCACCGTCGAAGGCTTCCAGCCGGACGCCCGGCAGTGGTGGCGCATCTTTGACGATCCCGTTCTTGAATCCCTGATCGCGCAAGCCGACGCGCACAATCCCGGCGTGCAGGTGGCCGGCCTGCAGATCATGGAGGCTCGCGCCCAGTTGGGCATTGCCCGCAGCGGGCTGTATCCGCAATCGCAGGTCGTCGGCGCGGACGCGCTTTACCAGCACCGGTCATCGCGATCGTCCGAAGGCAATCCGCGGCCCAGCAGCTTCTGGCAGTACAGCGCGGGCTTCAGCATCGGCTGGGAGCTGGATTTCTGGGGCCGTTTCAGCCGCGCCGTCGAGTCGGCGGACGCCGCCTACTTCGCGGCCGAGGCCAATCGCGAAGACGTATTGGTGCTGCTGCACGCGCAGGTCGCCGAAAGCTATTACGCGCTGCGCACGGCCGAGGCGCGGCTGCGCATTGCCCGCGACAATGCCGCCATCCAGAAGCGCAGCTACGAAATCACCGAGCGCCTATTTACCAGCGGCGAGACCGACGAACTGGATCTGCAGCAGGCGCGCACGCAGTACCTTGGCACCCTCAGCACCATCCCGGAATTCGAAAGCCAGATTGCGCGCACCCGCAACGCGCTGGCGGTGCTGGTGGGCAAGCCGCCCGGCCCGATGCCTGAACTGCCCGACCTGGCGGCCCGCGAGGCCGTGATCCCGCTGATTGACCGGGCCGTGCTGCAGGACGTGCCGGCCAACCTGCTGCTGCGGCGTCCGGACATCCGCGCCGCCGAGTTGCGGATCGCGGCGCAGTCCGCGCAGGTGGGCGTGGCCAAGGCGGACCTCTACCCCTCGTTGACGCTGCTGGGCAGCATCGCCTGGACCGCCACGTCTTTGGCCGGCACGTCGGGCGGTGCGGCGCTGTTTGCCGGTCCCAGCCTGACCTGGAACGTGTTCGACCACGGCCGGATCACCAACACGGTGCGGCTGCAGGACGCCCGGCTGCAGCAGCTCATCGTGATCTACCAGGACGCCGTGCGCCAGGCCGCGCGCGAAGCCGACGACGCCGCCACGGGACTGATCAAGGCGTTGGAGCGCGACGGCATCCTCTATGACTCGGCGCTGGCGGCCAAGCGTTCGTTGACGCTGGCGACCGCGCTGTACCGCGAGGGCTATTCCGACTTTCAGCGGGTGCTGGACGCCCAGCGCGCGCTGGCGACGCAGCAGGACACCTATCTGGTGAACCGGGGCAATGCCGTGCGCGACCTGATCGCGCTGTACAAGGCGGTAGGCGGCGGCTGGTACAGCGACCAGCCGGTCATCGATCCCGCCACGCAAGACCAGATGCAGCGGCGCACCAACTGGGGCGACCTGCTGTCTGAGGCCGGGCGGCCCGCCCCGGCGTCCGCGCTTTCCAAGACCACGAGGCGATCCGATGACTAGTCCCAGGCCTGCGCCACCGGCGGCCAGCGCCGCGTCCGCGGCGAGACCTGCCTCATCGGGCCGCACCGCCCCGCCCGAGCCGCCCCCACCGCCGGCCGCCCCGCCGCCGCCCGCGGATCCCGCCAAGAAGGGTGTCCGCTGGGTCCTCGTGGTGATCGTGATCAGCCTCGTCTGGTATCTGCTGGCGGACCGCTACACGCCGTACACCCAGCAGGCGCGGGTGGAGGCCTTTGTGGTGCCCGTGGCATCCGAAGTGGCGGGCCGGGTCACGCAGGTTCATGTGCGCAACAACCAGGATGTGAAGTCGGGCGCCGTGCTGTTCGACATCGACCCCGAGCATTACCGGATTGCGCTAGACCGCGCCCGGGCCGACCTGGACGCCACGCGCCGCCAGATCGGCGCCAGCACAGCCGGCATCGATGCGGCCCAGGCGTCCCTGCGCGCGGCGCAAGCCAACGAAGTCCGCGCACGCCAGGACAGCACGCGCCTGGAGCGCCTGTACCGCGATGACCAGGGCACGATCTCGCTGCGCCGGTTGGAGATCGCGCGGGCCAATCTGGCGCAGGCGGTCAGCCAGGTCGCGGCCGCGCGCGCCGAGGTGCAGCGCGCGCGCGAGCAGGAAGGCGGCAGCGAGGAAGACAACGCCAAGCTGCGCAGCGCCGCCGCCGCCGTCGAAAAGGCCGAACTGGACCTGGCCAACACGCAGGTGCGCGCACCTGCCGCCGGCCTGGTCACCGACCTGCGCACCGACGCCGGGCAGTTCGCCGCAGCAGGCAAGCCCGTGATGACGCTGATCGCCATTCACGATGTGTGGATCAACGCGGAAATGACGGAGAACAATCTGGGGCACGTCGTCCCCGGCACCCCGGTTGCCATCATCCTGGACGCGCTGCCCGGACAGGTGTTCGAAGGCCGGGTGCGCAGCGTGGGCTATGGCGTGAACGTCGGCACGCCCACGCAGCCCGGCAGCCTGCCGACCGTGCAGAACAGCCGCGACTGGCTGCGGCCCGCCCAACGCTTTCCGGTCGCCGTCGACCTCGCTCCCGGCCAACTCCCCTCCTTGCGCGGCATCCGGGTGGGCGGCCAGGCCGAAGTCATGGCGTTTCCCCACCCCGGCAATCCGCTTAATCCCCTGGGCCGCGTGTATCTGCGGCTGATGAGCTGGCTTTCCTATGCCTACTGACGCCACTCCCGCCCCGCGCGACCCCCGCGGCCAGCGCGCCCTGCGCCTGGGCGTGGGGACGGCCCTGTGCCTGGCCGTCAGCTTTGGTCTGGACATGCCGATCCCGATGATCGCGCCGGTGCTCGGGGTGTTCCTGCTGGTGCAGATGAACCGGCCGCTATCGCTGAAGGCCGGACTGGGCCTGGCGCTGGTGGCGCTGTTCACCACGGGCAGCGGCCTGCTGCTGATCCCGCTGCTGCGCTACTACCCCGCCGGCGGCGTGCTGATTGTCGGCCTGTGCCTGTTCCTGGCGTTCCGCCATGGGCTGCGCGGCGGCAACAACCTGGTGTCGACGTTTCTCATCATCGGCCTGACCATGATTTCGGCGGCAGGCACGCTGGACTTCGGCCTGGCGGTGACGGTGATCGAGGCGCTGGTCAAGGCCCTGCTGCTGGCCGCGCTGGTGCTGGGCGTCTGCCACGCATTATTTCCCGAACCGCCCGGCCTGCCTGCGCCCCCGCCCCCGCCCGTTCTGCCCGCCGCCGAGGCCAGCCGCATGGCCCTGCGCGCGGCGCTGGTCGTGCTGCCGGCCTTTCTGCTGGCGATGGCCGATCCGCTGGTCTACATGCCCATCATCCTGAAGGCGGTCAGCCTGGGCCGCCAAAGCTGCGTCACGGCGGCGCACGGGGCGGCGCGCGAGATCCTGGGCTCGACGCTGCTGGCCGGCCTGCTTGCGGTGGCGTTCTGGATCGCGCTGCGGCCATTTCCCAGCCTGTGGATGTATTTCCTGTGGATGCTGCTGTTTGCGCTGGTGATGGCCAGAAAGCTGTATCGGCTAACTCCCACGCCGCATCCGCCCAGCTTCTGGCTGAACACCCTGATCACGCTGATCATCCTGCTGGGCCAGTCGGTGCAGGACAGCGTGGCGGGCAAGGACGTGTACACGGCGTTTGCCGTACGCATGGGACTGTTCATCACCGTCACCCTGTATGCCTGCCTGATGCTGCAGTTGCTTGAGCCCCGGCCGCGCGCACAACGCAATTTCCCCCCCCTTGCAAGGAGACCGCCATGAGTGTCCAAGACATGCCAACCCAACCCGCGCCGGCGATGGGCTGGCGCTTCAAGTGCGGAATCGCGATCTTCATCCTGGCCTTCGCGCTGTGGTTCCTGATCCCCATCGGCGCCGCGATGGACATTCCCGGATCGCGCATCGCGGCGCTGACCGGCGCCATCTTCATCGCCAACAAGGTGCTGCTCATCACCTGCATCGCCGTCATGGGCAAAGAGGGGTTCCAGCAGCTCAAGGCGATCATCGGCGGTCATGCCAAAAAGCTGGCGCCCGTGCAGAAGGTGGGCCCCGTGCGTCACGCCATCGGCATGGTGATGTTCATCCTGCCGCTGCTGACGTCGATGCTGGAGCCTTACGTCGATCAGATCTGGCCCGGCTTCCGGCCGCGCTTGTGGCAGGCGCAACTGCTGGGCGACGTCATGCTGGTGGCCAGCTTTTTCGTGCTGGGCGGCGATTTCTGGAACAAGCTGCGCGCGTTGTTCGTGAGATCGGTGTGAAGGGGACTAGTCTGAATCTGGCGCCCGAGGCGCGGCGGTGAGCCGACGCGCCATGAAGGCCAGAAACGCCTTGGCCAATGGCGGCAAGGTGCGGCCTTGCAGCGTCACGGCCTGGATGCTGCGTTGGCGCATCTCGGGGTTGCTGAATGGCACGGCAACCAGCTCGGCGCCTTGCGGATCGCCCATCAGCGTCAGGTAGCCCGACAGGGCCACGATCTGGCTGCCCGGCAGCATGGGCAGGAAGGCCGCCGAATGGTTGGACACATACGCCGGCTCGATGTGCAGACCCGCATTGGCGCAGCCGGCGTCAAAAAGCTGCCGCACGGTCGTCCCCGGGTCGCCCACCGACACCGGCACGTCCGTCAGGTCGCGCAGGCTGATCGAGCGGCGGCTGGCGAGCGGATGCTGCCGGCACATCACCGCGTACACCGGCGCCCGGGTCAGCAGTTCGGTCTTCAGCCGGTCGTCCTGCGCCACGGTGTAATGCAGCGCGATTTGCGACAGGCCTTCCAGAATCAGACGAATGACCTCTTCGGGGCGGTCCACCTGCAAGTGAAAGCGCGCCTCGGGCCGCATCTGCTTGAAGTCGGCCATGCACATGGGCAGGAAGCGATGTGCGAACCCCTCGCTGCAGGCCAGCCGGATGGTCACGTCCCCCAGCGCGCTGCGACGGCGGATGTCGGTGGTGACGCGCTCGGCCTCCAGTGCGGCGGCCTGGGCGTAGGCCGCGAGCTGGCGGCCGGCCTCGCTGAGCGCCATGCCGCGCGCCTGGCGCTCGAACAGCACGATGCCCAGGCTGTCCTCCAGCTTGGCGATCTGCCGGCTGACGGCGGAGGCGGCCACATGCTGGGCCGATGCCGCGCCCGCGATCGAGCCGCAGCGGGCGACTTCCAGGAAATATCTCAGACCCAGCGAAATCATGGTTGACTCCGTTCGCGATGCCTAAATAGCAACGCTCAAGTGCGAAATATCTAATTGTGGCACGCGACGAAGCGTAATAACTTTGTGCCTCCTTACCGCAGCCGGAGCCGCCGTGACCCGCGAAAAAGCCATCCTCCACGCCGTAGAAGCCTTTGACAACGGCGACCTGCTAGCCACGCTGGCGCGACGCGTCGCCTTCGCGACCGAAAGCGAAGTGCCTGACCAGGCCCCGGCGCAGCACGCCTATTTGAACGACGAACTGGTCCCGCGGCTGGCGGCACTGGGATTCTCCTGTGAAGTCCACGCCAATCCGGCAGGCGTCGATCTGCCGATCCTGGTGGCCCGCCGCATCGA
The DNA window shown above is from Achromobacter spanius and carries:
- a CDS encoding efflux transporter outer membrane subunit — its product is MWPMTCSNRLLLTGVLCLGGCVQGGPDFEPQRVDWSSQWDTPALQQATVEGFQPDARQWWRIFDDPVLESLIAQADAHNPGVQVAGLQIMEARAQLGIARSGLYPQSQVVGADALYQHRSSRSSEGNPRPSSFWQYSAGFSIGWELDFWGRFSRAVESADAAYFAAEANREDVLVLLHAQVAESYYALRTAEARLRIARDNAAIQKRSYEITERLFTSGETDELDLQQARTQYLGTLSTIPEFESQIARTRNALAVLVGKPPGPMPELPDLAAREAVIPLIDRAVLQDVPANLLLRRPDIRAAELRIAAQSAQVGVAKADLYPSLTLLGSIAWTATSLAGTSGGAALFAGPSLTWNVFDHGRITNTVRLQDARLQQLIVIYQDAVRQAAREADDAATGLIKALERDGILYDSALAAKRSLTLATALYREGYSDFQRVLDAQRALATQQDTYLVNRGNAVRDLIALYKAVGGGWYSDQPVIDPATQDQMQRRTNWGDLLSEAGRPAPASALSKTTRRSDD
- a CDS encoding transporter suffix domain-containing protein — its product is MSVQDMPTQPAPAMGWRFKCGIAIFILAFALWFLIPIGAAMDIPGSRIAALTGAIFIANKVLLITCIAVMGKEGFQQLKAIIGGHAKKLAPVQKVGPVRHAIGMVMFILPLLTSMLEPYVDQIWPGFRPRLWQAQLLGDVMLVASFFVLGGDFWNKLRALFVRSV
- a CDS encoding DUF2955 domain-containing protein, yielding MPTDATPAPRDPRGQRALRLGVGTALCLAVSFGLDMPIPMIAPVLGVFLLVQMNRPLSLKAGLGLALVALFTTGSGLLLIPLLRYYPAGGVLIVGLCLFLAFRHGLRGGNNLVSTFLIIGLTMISAAGTLDFGLAVTVIEALVKALLLAALVLGVCHALFPEPPGLPAPPPPPVLPAAEASRMALRAALVVLPAFLLAMADPLVYMPIILKAVSLGRQSCVTAAHGAAREILGSTLLAGLLAVAFWIALRPFPSLWMYFLWMLLFALVMARKLYRLTPTPHPPSFWLNTLITLIILLGQSVQDSVAGKDVYTAFAVRMGLFITVTLYACLMLQLLEPRPRAQRNFPPLARRPP
- a CDS encoding LysR family transcriptional regulator, with product MISLGLRYFLEVARCGSIAGAASAQHVAASAVSRQIAKLEDSLGIVLFERQARGMALSEAGRQLAAYAQAAALEAERVTTDIRRRSALGDVTIRLACSEGFAHRFLPMCMADFKQMRPEARFHLQVDRPEEVIRLILEGLSQIALHYTVAQDDRLKTELLTRAPVYAVMCRQHPLASRRSISLRDLTDVPVSVGDPGTTVRQLFDAGCANAGLHIEPAYVSNHSAAFLPMLPGSQIVALSGYLTLMGDPQGAELVAVPFSNPEMRQRSIQAVTLQGRTLPPLAKAFLAFMARRLTAAPRAPDSD
- a CDS encoding HlyD family secretion protein, which codes for MTSPRPAPPAASAASAARPASSGRTAPPEPPPPPAAPPPPADPAKKGVRWVLVVIVISLVWYLLADRYTPYTQQARVEAFVVPVASEVAGRVTQVHVRNNQDVKSGAVLFDIDPEHYRIALDRARADLDATRRQIGASTAGIDAAQASLRAAQANEVRARQDSTRLERLYRDDQGTISLRRLEIARANLAQAVSQVAAARAEVQRAREQEGGSEEDNAKLRSAAAAVEKAELDLANTQVRAPAAGLVTDLRTDAGQFAAAGKPVMTLIAIHDVWINAEMTENNLGHVVPGTPVAIILDALPGQVFEGRVRSVGYGVNVGTPTQPGSLPTVQNSRDWLRPAQRFPVAVDLAPGQLPSLRGIRVGGQAEVMAFPHPGNPLNPLGRVYLRLMSWLSYAY
- a CDS encoding efflux RND transporter permease subunit; this encodes MIRALLHRPVACIFLALALTLLGAVAWRLLPVAPLPQVDFPTIEVRADLPGASPESMASTVAAPLERALGSIAGVSSMSSSSNQGSTRVQLQFDLDRNIDEAARDVQAAINAARAELPAGMPGNPSYRKVNPSQAPIMALALSSSTRPAGQLYDLGSTVLAQKISQISGVGEVTMGGSSLPAVRVQVNPNALAHYGVALDDVREAISNAAPMGPQGQLDSAGQRWEVGTPEQPRHAQDYDSLIVRYQDGAVIRLSQVARVSDSVENRYSSGFHNRNPAVVLTISRQPGSNIIETIDAINQALPGLRQLMPADVDLTVALDRSPGIKATLREAHITLALAAGLVILVVWLFLGNARAAAIPSVAIPVCLIATFAVMYAWGFSLNNLSLMALIVAAGLVVDDAIVVLENISRHLERGLTPVKAALRGVREVGFTLVAMTVALSVVFVSILFMGGLVERLFREFSITLVAATVISLVVSVAIIPALCARWLRPVSHVAAKPSHMQAVFARIHDWYGVSLSRVLGHARLTLLLLAGVVGLNVYLYVQAPKGFLPVQDTGQLMGFVRGDDGFSFQVMQPKIDQYRQLVLKHPAVDDVIGYNGGGLGISNSLFLIRLKPAAERKESSTEVINWMRTNAPAVPGGMFFLNVDQDLRMPGGFGNSGDHELAIMASDVPALREWSRKISKAMQEIPELRDVDAQGDGATQQVVIDIDRSAAQRLGVDMDTISSVLSNSFSQRQVATLYDAMNQYRVVLELDPRYTEDPEVLEQVHVVAADGNRVPLTAFATYDNGLVNDRVYHDGLFAAVWVGFSLAPGVSLEQGLAAIDAATAKLMVPSYIQTRLGGDARNFQQSLQDQPWLILGVLVAIYLVLGILYESPLHPLTILSTLPSAGVGALLALRLAGIEFTLIALLGLFLLVGIVMKNAILMIDFALSLERRENLTPEQAIHRAAMLRLRPIVMTNLAGLLGALPLVLGMGEGSELRRPLGVAIVGGLMISQFLTLYTTPIVYLALERLRRLGWRRRTA